In Pelagicoccus sp. SDUM812003, the following are encoded in one genomic region:
- a CDS encoding superoxide dismutase family protein: MTFKNCMEKIGYAATPRIGLAGLLGALCLGMVACSPSTNDNADAGDSSSTEQGRIAIAELSPASGSDVSGTVTFVEESDGIRVIADVQGISPGPHGFHIHENGDCSAADATSAGGHFNPTGAPHSGPDAAKRHVGDLGNLDVAQNETASYERVDTHLSFDGATSIIGKAVIIHAARDDLETQPTGAAGERIACGVIRYDS; encoded by the coding sequence ATGACTTTTAAGAACTGTATGGAGAAAATTGGATACGCGGCGACGCCACGAATCGGTCTCGCCGGATTGCTAGGTGCTTTATGCCTCGGCATGGTGGCCTGCTCGCCCTCGACGAATGACAACGCGGATGCAGGCGATTCGTCGTCAACCGAGCAAGGCCGTATCGCAATCGCTGAGTTGAGCCCGGCATCGGGAAGCGATGTGAGCGGTACCGTGACTTTCGTGGAAGAAAGCGACGGCATTCGCGTCATCGCTGACGTGCAGGGCATTTCGCCAGGGCCGCACGGTTTTCATATTCACGAAAACGGTGATTGTTCGGCCGCGGACGCAACTTCGGCTGGCGGACATTTCAATCCCACTGGGGCCCCGCACTCCGGGCCGGACGCCGCCAAGAGGCATGTGGGAGACTTGGGGAACCTGGACGTCGCCCAAAATGAAACGGCGAGCTACGAGCGGGTGGATACGCACCTCAGCTTCGACGGAGCGACCTCGATCATCGGAAAGGCGGTGATCATTCACGCCGCACGCGACGATCTGGAAACACAGCCCACCGGAGCCGCCGGGGAGCGCATCGCTTGTGGCGTGATTCGATACGACTCCTAG
- a CDS encoding transketolase, which yields MSTIVKESNVRDLEILANRLRRDSLRSTNEAGSGHPTSCFSCAEIMSTLFFDEMEVNADNAKSLANDHFILSKGHAAPIYWAVLKEAGVSTDEELLELREFDSQQEGHPTPRSEWVDVATGSLGQGLSAGVGMALLDKREGRSNRTYVLCGDGEVAEGSIWEAASLASAMGLSNLATIVDVNGYGQTGETLYHHDLEVYRSRFEAFGWNAIIVDGHDVEALLDAYQQFDYEQERPTAIIAKTVKGKGVESLEGSEGAHGKAAPNFEEALNAIPDEETEGKVRFKPSDRAVTRREPNAESSLEYPSDKYEGEESVSLRKAFGSALESLGELRDDVWAFDGDVMNSTYSQNFQKRFPERFVESYIAEQNMVGMATGFSALGTVPFLSTFAAFLSRAHDQIRMAAVSRSNLKFAGTHVGVATGEDGPSQMGLEDIAMFRCLPGSLVLQPSDARSVYGCMNLMMEHRGISYLRVARPSVENLRSKGNWEYRIGGSHTLLSSEEDEVAIVASGVTVHYALDAAEQLAKKGVNARVIDCYSLKPIDGDTLRKTAEEIGKILIVEDHYKEGGLGEAVCHELRNLTCSTTHLYVDDVPRSGSQSRLSEAFGIDAKAIVRAA from the coding sequence ATGAGCACGATAGTTAAGGAATCAAATGTAAGGGATCTGGAAATACTAGCCAACCGGCTGCGGCGCGATTCGCTACGCTCCACCAACGAGGCGGGTTCGGGGCATCCGACATCCTGTTTTTCCTGCGCCGAGATCATGTCGACCCTCTTTTTCGACGAGATGGAGGTGAATGCGGACAATGCGAAAAGCCTCGCCAACGATCATTTCATTTTGTCCAAGGGACACGCGGCGCCGATCTACTGGGCTGTGCTGAAGGAAGCCGGCGTCTCCACGGATGAGGAGCTCTTGGAGCTGCGCGAGTTCGACAGCCAACAGGAAGGGCACCCCACGCCGCGAAGCGAGTGGGTAGACGTCGCGACCGGTTCGCTCGGACAGGGGCTCTCGGCTGGCGTCGGCATGGCTCTTCTAGACAAGCGCGAAGGACGAAGCAACCGAACTTACGTCCTCTGCGGCGACGGAGAGGTCGCTGAAGGCTCGATCTGGGAGGCTGCGTCTCTGGCCTCCGCGATGGGCTTGAGCAACTTGGCGACGATCGTCGATGTAAACGGATACGGGCAAACCGGCGAAACGCTGTACCATCACGATCTCGAGGTGTACCGTTCCCGTTTCGAGGCCTTCGGCTGGAACGCGATCATTGTGGACGGACACGACGTGGAAGCCCTGTTGGATGCGTATCAGCAGTTTGATTACGAGCAGGAGCGGCCCACCGCGATCATCGCGAAAACGGTCAAGGGAAAAGGAGTCGAATCGCTGGAGGGCAGCGAGGGAGCTCATGGCAAAGCGGCTCCAAATTTCGAAGAGGCTTTGAACGCGATCCCGGATGAGGAGACGGAAGGAAAGGTCCGATTCAAGCCTTCCGATCGAGCGGTCACGCGAAGAGAGCCAAACGCGGAATCGAGCCTCGAGTATCCAAGTGACAAGTACGAGGGAGAGGAGTCAGTGTCTCTGCGCAAGGCGTTTGGAAGCGCCTTGGAAAGCCTCGGAGAATTGCGCGATGACGTCTGGGCTTTCGACGGGGATGTGATGAACTCGACCTATTCGCAGAACTTCCAGAAGCGCTTTCCGGAGCGTTTTGTGGAGAGCTATATCGCTGAGCAGAACATGGTCGGAATGGCGACAGGATTCAGCGCTCTCGGCACGGTGCCGTTTCTTTCGACCTTCGCCGCGTTCCTGAGCCGTGCCCATGACCAGATCCGAATGGCGGCGGTATCTCGCTCGAATCTGAAGTTCGCAGGCACCCATGTCGGCGTCGCGACTGGAGAGGACGGCCCTTCGCAGATGGGCTTGGAGGACATCGCCATGTTTCGCTGCCTCCCGGGAAGCCTGGTGCTGCAGCCTTCGGACGCGCGCAGCGTATACGGATGCATGAACCTCATGATGGAGCATCGCGGCATCAGCTACCTTCGCGTCGCCAGACCGAGCGTGGAGAATCTGAGATCGAAAGGGAACTGGGAATATCGTATTGGCGGAAGCCATACGCTGCTTTCCTCGGAAGAGGACGAAGTGGCGATCGTGGCCTCTGGCGTAACGGTTCACTACGCCTTGGACGCGGCCGAGCAACTGGCCAAGAAAGGCGTCAACGCTCGAGTGATCGATTGCTACAGTCTGAAACCGATCGATGGCGATACCTTGCGCAAAACCGCTGAGGAGATTGGGAAGATCCTGATCGTTGAGGACCACTACAAGGAAGGCGGCCTCGGCGAAGCGGTTTGCCACGAGCTGCGAAACCTAACCTGCTCGACGACGCATCTTTACGTCGACGACGTTCCAAGGTCGGGTTCCCAGAGTCGCTTGAGCGAAGCCTTCGGCATAGACGCAAAGGCGATCGTTCGAGCCGCGTAA
- a CDS encoding TetR/AcrR family transcriptional regulator — MNVHSVSVYSLEMEGKREIQKRRTRERIVEHALRAFVDNGIETTNTARIATAAGLSHGAIFVHFKTRQEVVMSVVEAFGAELSERIEACVGRRQRLRSILLAFVEALKPYERFYTELLQISSKLPKGVQGSLLMLQNGFSYFLLPAVEREVGKGRFERLKEAGVVNSWFALLHYYLMNRDWYVEQGGVLEELGPRIIDEYLALIDVEGT; from the coding sequence ATGAACGTACACTCAGTGAGTGTATACTCATTGGAGATGGAGGGAAAGCGGGAGATTCAGAAAAGGAGGACGCGTGAACGAATCGTAGAGCATGCGTTGCGGGCTTTCGTGGATAACGGTATAGAGACCACGAACACGGCGCGCATCGCGACTGCAGCGGGTTTGTCTCACGGGGCGATTTTCGTTCATTTCAAGACCCGGCAGGAAGTGGTGATGAGTGTGGTGGAGGCTTTTGGCGCCGAGTTGAGCGAGCGGATCGAAGCGTGTGTGGGGCGGCGTCAGCGGCTTCGTTCGATCCTGCTCGCGTTTGTGGAGGCGTTGAAGCCTTACGAGCGGTTTTACACGGAGCTTTTGCAGATATCGTCCAAGCTGCCGAAGGGCGTTCAGGGGTCGTTGTTGATGCTGCAGAACGGGTTTTCTTATTTCCTGCTTCCGGCGGTCGAGCGGGAAGTCGGAAAAGGGCGTTTCGAGCGTCTGAAAGAGGCGGGGGTCGTCAACAGCTGGTTCGCCCTGTTGCACTACTACCTGATGAATCGTGATTGGTATGTCGAGCAAGGCGGGGTTTTGGAGGAATTGGGTCCTCGAATCATCGACGAATACCTCGCTCTGATCGATGTGGAAGGGACGTAG
- a CDS encoding rhamnogalacturonan lyase: MSRKLISFSLVLCLSSMVTLVAAPRMERLDRGLVAVQQADGSVFVTWRLLGDEDAATAFNLYRETAAAKVSTDWGDYASLPELETGVTRLNEEPLAGPTWFVDHGAELFRETSYFVRPVLGGKEGEASKRFAIKPGSLPLPYHRVPIQTPAGYTPNDASIGDLDGDGDYEIVLKQEGRAHDNSRRGVTDPVFLQAYSLEGQLLWQIDLGINIRAGAHYTQFMVYDFDGDGKAEVACKTADGSRDALGTVIGDADADWRNDAGYIIRGPEFLTIFEGETGRALSTAPYEPSRHPTVDDPSPEQMEAVWGDGYGNRMDRFLAGVAYLDGETPSLIMCRGYYTRTVVVAWDWKNGELTKRWLFDSDATAENRPYRGQGDHSLSIADVDADGKQEIIYGSMVLDHDGAGLYSTGWGHGDALHVTDHVPSNPGLEVFNIQERFDQQGMNMRDAATGEAIFTVPSVKPAEYGGDRGEGPGRGIAVNMDPRFPGSESWAAGAGMSKVFSAVGDWIYDKPAGIPTNFAVWWDGDLQRELLDRNFILKFNPQTEQLDRLLTAHGSESNNGTKATPTLSGDIWGDWREEVIWRSRDNSELRIYTSAVPTRHRMPTLLHDAQYRVALAWQNVAYNQPPHPSFYLGDEAPLPERNRVEVVAEK; encoded by the coding sequence ATGTCCCGAAAACTGATTTCGTTCTCTCTCGTTCTCTGTCTCAGCTCGATGGTTACCCTAGTCGCCGCCCCTAGGATGGAGCGGCTCGACAGGGGATTGGTCGCTGTGCAACAGGCTGATGGGAGCGTATTCGTGACTTGGCGATTGCTAGGCGACGAGGACGCGGCAACCGCTTTCAACCTCTACCGTGAAACCGCGGCCGCTAAGGTCTCGACGGATTGGGGCGACTACGCTTCGCTCCCGGAGCTGGAAACGGGCGTGACTCGCCTAAACGAGGAACCGCTGGCCGGACCGACTTGGTTTGTCGATCACGGCGCGGAGCTGTTTCGAGAAACGAGCTACTTCGTACGGCCAGTGCTCGGGGGAAAGGAGGGCGAGGCCAGCAAGCGGTTTGCCATCAAGCCAGGCAGCCTGCCGCTTCCCTACCACCGCGTTCCCATTCAGACGCCGGCTGGCTACACGCCGAACGACGCCTCGATTGGCGATCTGGACGGCGATGGAGACTACGAGATCGTGCTCAAGCAAGAAGGACGCGCCCATGACAATTCGCGACGCGGCGTCACCGATCCCGTTTTCCTGCAAGCCTATTCGCTGGAGGGGCAGTTGCTATGGCAGATCGATCTCGGTATCAACATCCGGGCGGGCGCTCACTACACTCAGTTCATGGTGTATGACTTTGATGGAGACGGAAAGGCGGAGGTGGCCTGCAAGACCGCGGACGGCTCGCGAGATGCGTTGGGGACGGTGATCGGCGATGCCGATGCGGATTGGCGAAATGACGCGGGCTACATTATCCGCGGTCCGGAATTCCTGACGATTTTCGAGGGAGAAACGGGCCGCGCCCTGAGCACGGCGCCTTACGAGCCTTCGCGACATCCCACGGTGGATGATCCCAGTCCTGAGCAAATGGAGGCGGTATGGGGAGATGGATACGGGAATCGAATGGATCGGTTTCTTGCTGGCGTGGCTTACCTCGATGGCGAAACCCCGAGTTTGATCATGTGTCGCGGCTACTACACGCGTACCGTAGTCGTGGCGTGGGATTGGAAAAACGGCGAGCTCACCAAGCGCTGGCTCTTCGATAGCGACGCTACTGCCGAGAATCGTCCTTATCGCGGGCAGGGGGACCACAGTCTCTCCATCGCTGATGTCGATGCGGACGGAAAGCAGGAGATCATCTATGGCTCGATGGTTTTGGACCACGATGGCGCTGGGCTTTATTCGACCGGGTGGGGACATGGAGATGCCCTGCATGTGACCGACCACGTGCCTAGCAATCCCGGTCTGGAGGTGTTCAATATTCAAGAGCGCTTCGACCAGCAAGGAATGAACATGAGAGACGCCGCGACGGGCGAAGCCATTTTTACGGTGCCTTCGGTGAAGCCGGCGGAGTACGGGGGCGATCGCGGCGAGGGGCCGGGCCGCGGTATCGCCGTCAACATGGACCCGCGTTTTCCCGGCTCCGAAAGCTGGGCCGCTGGAGCGGGCATGTCGAAGGTGTTCAGCGCGGTAGGCGATTGGATCTACGACAAGCCGGCCGGCATCCCGACGAATTTCGCGGTGTGGTGGGATGGAGATTTGCAGCGCGAGCTGCTCGATCGGAATTTCATATTGAAGTTCAATCCCCAGACCGAGCAGTTGGATCGCTTGCTCACAGCCCATGGAAGCGAATCGAACAACGGTACCAAGGCTACGCCAACTCTGAGTGGAGATATCTGGGGAGATTGGCGCGAGGAAGTGATCTGGCGTTCTCGCGACAATAGCGAGCTGCGCATCTACACCAGCGCCGTTCCAACTCGTCACCGCATGCCGACGCTGTTGCACGACGCCCAGTATCGAGTGGCTCTCGCTTGGCAAAACGTGGCCTACAACCAACCGCCGCACCCCAGCTTCTACCTCGGAGATGAAGCGCCGCTCCCGGAGCGGAATCGCGTCGAAGTGGTGGCGGAAAAGTGA
- a CDS encoding CHAD domain-containing protein, protein MAFRIKRKESPGQGLKRILREQIGKAEAELSAAKGEDPHQAIHQARKRCKKIRALYRLVRPELEKVYQRENRRFRDNARRLATVRDAEAMTEAYDRTMAYFEDGIEDRAQYAGIRFHLTNRRNALASSELDLEERVERFRRDLERGREVAGSWKLDSKEFDGIELGFRKTYKRGRKAMKAAIARPSPKRFHEWRKRVKYHRFHLRALRGIWRHPMGAFEDEMDELGELLGDAHDLHVLDRYLEENRDQFSDKVDLDGFLSYSERLRHELEHEAVTLGRRAYASKPKRQIKWYRKRWDIWRGIGDD, encoded by the coding sequence ATGGCGTTTCGCATAAAACGAAAGGAAAGCCCGGGCCAGGGGCTCAAACGAATCCTGCGCGAGCAGATCGGCAAGGCGGAGGCGGAACTTTCGGCGGCGAAAGGAGAGGATCCGCACCAGGCCATTCATCAGGCTCGAAAGCGCTGCAAGAAGATTCGAGCCCTTTATCGACTTGTCCGCCCGGAGCTGGAGAAGGTGTACCAACGAGAGAATCGTCGCTTTCGAGACAACGCGCGTCGCCTCGCCACCGTGCGCGATGCGGAAGCCATGACCGAAGCTTACGACCGGACCATGGCCTATTTCGAGGATGGTATCGAAGATCGAGCTCAGTACGCCGGTATCCGTTTTCACCTTACAAATCGACGCAACGCATTGGCGAGCTCGGAGCTCGATCTCGAAGAGAGAGTCGAGCGTTTTCGACGCGATTTGGAGCGAGGTAGGGAGGTCGCCGGCTCCTGGAAGCTGGATTCGAAGGAGTTCGATGGGATCGAGCTGGGTTTTCGCAAAACCTACAAGCGAGGACGAAAGGCGATGAAAGCGGCGATTGCCCGGCCGAGTCCGAAGCGGTTTCACGAATGGCGAAAGCGGGTCAAGTACCACCGATTCCACCTGCGAGCCTTGCGCGGTATATGGCGCCATCCGATGGGTGCCTTCGAAGATGAAATGGACGAGCTCGGCGAGCTGCTAGGCGACGCCCATGATCTGCACGTTCTAGATCGCTACCTAGAGGAAAATCGCGATCAATTCAGCGACAAGGTGGATCTGGATGGATTTCTCTCCTATTCCGAACGGCTTCGCCATGAGCTGGAGCACGAAGCGGTCACCCTCGGGCGACGCGCTTACGCGTCGAAGCCGAAGCGACAAATCAAGTGGTATCGAAAACGTTGGGACATCTGGCGCGGCATCGGCGACGATTGA
- a CDS encoding class I SAM-dependent methyltransferase: MNTKWGLFGRAGAPASERRARDEDMQRLVEPELLDSLPFDDAEALRIRRELGTINALMGNHRWLARQARKRLPRPSRGLELGAGAGRLMRRFRSGRMPCALDGLDLCPAPTDMEPGQRWFQRDLLRFVGYAAYDAVFGCLIFHQFSDDELAMLGARMSESVDFIFACEPARRRRHLWQLRMVSRLGRMGQITRSDGITSVRAGFLGEELPRSLGLRCDTWRWDCSVGWRGQYRMAAWKIHLS; encoded by the coding sequence ATGAATACGAAGTGGGGCTTGTTCGGACGCGCAGGGGCGCCTGCATCCGAACGTCGCGCTCGGGATGAGGATATGCAGCGCCTCGTGGAGCCTGAGTTGCTGGACTCGCTTCCTTTTGACGACGCGGAAGCGCTGCGGATTCGTCGCGAGCTGGGCACCATCAACGCCTTGATGGGAAACCACCGCTGGCTGGCGAGGCAGGCACGAAAACGTTTGCCGCGCCCGTCGCGTGGACTTGAGCTCGGAGCGGGGGCGGGGCGATTGATGCGACGCTTCCGATCTGGCCGCATGCCGTGCGCCCTCGACGGGCTGGACCTCTGTCCCGCCCCGACCGACATGGAACCAGGCCAGAGGTGGTTCCAGCGGGATCTGCTCCGTTTCGTCGGCTACGCCGCTTACGACGCGGTTTTTGGCTGCCTCATCTTTCATCAGTTTAGCGACGACGAGCTCGCGATGTTGGGCGCTCGGATGAGCGAATCGGTCGACTTCATTTTCGCTTGCGAACCCGCTCGCCGCCGCCGCCACCTCTGGCAGCTGCGCATGGTTTCCCGACTGGGAAGAATGGGGCAGATCACTCGGTCCGATGGCATCACCAGCGTGAGAGCGGGATTTCTCGGCGAAGAGCTGCCTCGGTCGCTCGGTCTGCGCTGCGATACCTGGCGGTGGGATTGTTCGGTAGGCTGGCGCGGCCAGTATCGCATGGCGGCATGGAAGATCCATCTGTCATGA
- a CDS encoding zinc ribbon domain-containing protein: MSERCQSCGSCGMAMRLVEDFGGAHRGNRYCVHCSDREGNLAVTYERVVSYFAEDFEKRRGLNPTRARELAEACVSALPAWSSR, encoded by the coding sequence ATGAGCGAACGGTGTCAGAGCTGTGGCTCTTGCGGAATGGCCATGCGGTTGGTCGAGGATTTTGGCGGCGCCCATCGGGGAAATCGCTATTGCGTCCACTGTTCCGACCGGGAGGGAAACCTGGCGGTCACCTATGAGCGGGTCGTCTCCTATTTCGCGGAGGATTTCGAAAAGCGTCGTGGGTTGAATCCGACACGAGCTCGGGAGCTGGCGGAAGCCTGCGTTTCGGCCCTGCCTGCTTGGTCCTCTCGATAG
- a CDS encoding transglutaminase family protein — translation MRIQISHHTRYEYDRTVQFNPHLLYMRPRENPLLTVDSFSFTFSPEATIQWMRDDFDNLPASAQFFLQSDLLEIRSDCTVTTTDLPPFDFLVRDYARAFPFEYEPLHRFNLGIYLEPPDEETQSVVKRWIQENFPSQPSDTVSWIFALNQALYQNLSYKRRDEAGIQTSIQTLQQGGGSCRDYAVALIDCARTLGIAARFVSGYLHDPLVDGNASGDMHAWAEIFLPGAGWRGIDPTNGIFCQNAYVPVAHAVVAESVNPIQGSFQSRTPAFAKLRNDVRVRSR, via the coding sequence ATGCGAATCCAGATTTCCCACCACACGCGCTACGAATACGATCGAACCGTTCAGTTCAACCCCCATCTGCTCTACATGAGACCAAGGGAAAACCCGCTTCTCACGGTCGATAGCTTCAGCTTCACCTTCTCGCCAGAAGCGACGATCCAGTGGATGCGAGACGACTTCGACAACCTGCCGGCCAGCGCCCAGTTCTTTCTTCAGTCAGACCTTTTGGAAATTCGCTCCGACTGCACCGTCACTACCACCGATCTGCCGCCCTTCGACTTTCTAGTGCGCGACTACGCAAGGGCATTCCCTTTCGAGTACGAGCCGCTGCACCGTTTCAACCTAGGCATCTACCTCGAGCCACCAGACGAGGAGACGCAGTCCGTGGTGAAACGCTGGATTCAAGAGAACTTTCCCTCGCAGCCAAGCGATACCGTCTCCTGGATCTTCGCCTTGAACCAGGCGCTGTATCAGAACCTTTCCTACAAGCGTCGGGACGAAGCTGGCATCCAGACCAGCATCCAAACGCTCCAGCAAGGCGGCGGATCCTGCCGAGACTACGCTGTGGCTCTTATCGACTGCGCCCGCACCCTTGGCATCGCGGCCCGCTTTGTCAGTGGCTACCTGCACGATCCGCTCGTTGACGGAAACGCCTCCGGCGACATGCATGCCTGGGCTGAAATCTTCCTTCCCGGAGCAGGCTGGCGCGGGATCGACCCCACCAACGGCATCTTCTGCCAAAACGCATACGTGCCCGTGGCCCACGCCGTGGTCGCCGAAAGCGTCAACCCCATTCAAGGATCCTTCCAGAGCCGCACCCCCGCTTTCGCGAAATTGCGCAACGACGTACGAGTGCGAAGCCGCTAA
- a CDS encoding DUF302 domain-containing protein, with protein sequence MSNQLVEQSLIKSRSYQSFEEVCAKVEAVCAQHGFSLLSAFDLAETFHSKGVEFDGQCRIFEFCNPAIAAAVMEDNRDASALLPCRMSVYTQPGRDEVFISSVAPTSLIELINSPFAVEAVEEVESTVRAMVMQLASGPEA encoded by the coding sequence ATGAGCAATCAACTAGTGGAACAGAGTTTGATCAAAAGCAGGAGCTACCAGAGCTTCGAAGAGGTCTGCGCAAAGGTCGAGGCGGTATGCGCTCAGCATGGATTTTCGCTATTGTCCGCATTCGACCTAGCCGAAACGTTTCATTCCAAAGGTGTTGAGTTCGATGGGCAGTGTCGAATTTTCGAGTTTTGCAATCCAGCCATCGCCGCCGCGGTTATGGAGGACAATCGTGACGCTTCGGCTTTGCTTCCCTGCCGCATGTCGGTTTACACCCAGCCTGGACGCGATGAGGTGTTCATCTCAAGCGTAGCGCCAACTTCGCTCATCGAGTTGATCAACTCCCCGTTTGCTGTGGAAGCGGTGGAGGAAGTGGAATCAACGGTTCGGGCCATGGTCATGCAATTGGCCAGCGGTCCGGAAGCCTGA
- a CDS encoding FAD-dependent monooxygenase, whose translation MISQIREIRIVGGGLAGLALGIGLRREGVPTTVVEAGDYPRHKVCGEFVSGLSRETIDSLGITEVFEDALPLRETLWRQREEAFRTDRLPQPAWGISRYRLDQRLADRFRQLGGELLTKTRDSSAEAKEGVVRACGRSRRKSEWIGLKAHVYDLALSSDLEMRLGRQAYVGASEVEDGKVNVCGLFRKRLLERSSRSSILIDYLAASGLEAFADRLSGVAFDHDSLCSVAGLEFGRSPYLSVRELRVGDAFAMPPPFTGDGMAMAFQGALLAREPLVSYARGMQSWKSTCRHVSSRLRSQFRARLGAAWALHPFLFRAGGQSLFRCVSQLNLLPFRPLFQLLHA comes from the coding sequence ATGATAAGTCAGATACGAGAAATCAGGATCGTTGGCGGCGGCCTCGCCGGCCTCGCTTTGGGCATCGGACTGCGTCGAGAAGGCGTGCCGACCACTGTGGTCGAAGCTGGGGATTATCCTCGCCACAAGGTGTGCGGAGAGTTCGTCTCCGGACTATCGCGCGAAACCATTGATAGTTTGGGCATAACGGAAGTTTTCGAGGACGCGCTGCCTCTTCGCGAAACGCTCTGGCGGCAACGGGAGGAAGCGTTTCGCACGGATAGGCTGCCTCAGCCAGCGTGGGGGATTTCTCGATACAGGCTGGATCAACGATTGGCGGATCGGTTTCGTCAGCTCGGCGGTGAACTACTAACGAAGACTCGCGACTCGAGTGCGGAAGCGAAGGAGGGAGTCGTGAGAGCTTGCGGAAGGTCGAGACGAAAGTCGGAGTGGATCGGCTTGAAGGCTCACGTTTACGATCTGGCTCTGTCCAGCGATTTGGAGATGAGGCTCGGCCGCCAGGCGTACGTGGGGGCTTCGGAAGTGGAAGACGGCAAGGTGAACGTGTGCGGACTCTTTCGCAAACGTTTGCTGGAACGGTCCAGCCGGTCCTCGATTTTGATCGATTATCTGGCCGCATCCGGATTGGAAGCCTTTGCGGATCGCTTGAGCGGAGTGGCGTTCGACCACGACAGCCTCTGTTCCGTCGCGGGGCTGGAGTTTGGGCGTTCGCCCTATTTGTCCGTTCGGGAGCTGAGGGTTGGAGATGCGTTCGCCATGCCGCCGCCGTTCACAGGAGATGGCATGGCGATGGCATTTCAAGGCGCCCTCCTTGCGCGAGAGCCCCTTGTCAGCTATGCTCGAGGAATGCAGTCTTGGAAGTCGACCTGTCGCCACGTTTCGTCGCGTTTGCGCAGCCAGTTTCGAGCTCGCTTGGGAGCGGCTTGGGCTCTGCATCCGTTTCTGTTTCGGGCGGGGGGCCAATCGCTCTTTCGCTGCGTCTCGCAGTTAAACCTTCTCCCGTTTCGCCCGCTTTTCCAGCTGCTGCATGCCTGA
- a CDS encoding stilbene synthase: protein MYLRSLANRVPPHSFSQSELWEMYRDSHTRKRLKPRSVWIVDKVLNGENGVKKRHFALPELDALQEMDAEALNRAFEREAPKLATEALNDALEKADLSPESLDVLIVCTCTGYLCPGVASHVAEQAGLRSDAYLVDIVGQGCGAVVPSLRNAAGLIAGDPSLNAAVVAVEICSAAFYVDDDPGVLVSACLFGDGASASIWSGRKEGSAGWRAFDFDTLHLPEDRQALRFENKGGKLANRLLPSVPQKAAESVGALLEKSQRRWPDRAIAQLVTHTGGRDVLIAIEQRLPQYALAPSKAALREFGNMSSPSVMFALEMYLKSGDCSRHDGDLWLSSFGAGFAAHSFRLQRV, encoded by the coding sequence ATGTATCTCAGATCCCTTGCCAACCGCGTCCCTCCTCACAGCTTCAGTCAGTCGGAGCTTTGGGAAATGTATCGAGATTCCCATACACGCAAGCGGCTGAAGCCGAGATCGGTTTGGATCGTCGACAAGGTGCTCAATGGAGAGAACGGAGTGAAAAAGCGGCATTTCGCCCTGCCGGAGCTGGACGCATTGCAGGAGATGGATGCGGAAGCCCTGAATCGGGCCTTCGAGCGGGAAGCTCCTAAACTAGCCACCGAGGCCTTGAACGATGCTTTGGAAAAGGCGGATCTCTCGCCGGAATCGCTCGATGTCTTGATCGTCTGCACCTGCACCGGCTACCTGTGTCCAGGAGTAGCCAGCCACGTCGCGGAGCAGGCGGGCTTGCGCAGCGATGCGTATTTGGTGGACATCGTGGGGCAGGGTTGCGGGGCGGTGGTGCCAAGCTTGCGAAACGCGGCCGGCTTGATCGCGGGGGATCCCAGCCTGAACGCCGCGGTGGTCGCGGTCGAAATCTGTTCGGCAGCTTTCTATGTCGATGACGATCCGGGGGTCCTCGTCAGCGCCTGTCTATTTGGCGATGGAGCGTCAGCCTCGATCTGGAGCGGCCGGAAGGAAGGATCCGCTGGTTGGCGAGCGTTCGATTTCGACACGCTGCATTTGCCCGAGGATCGGCAGGCCCTTCGTTTCGAAAACAAAGGCGGAAAGCTCGCTAATCGTCTGCTACCCAGCGTGCCGCAAAAGGCGGCGGAGTCGGTGGGGGCTTTGCTGGAGAAATCGCAGCGGCGCTGGCCGGATCGAGCCATCGCCCAGCTCGTCACTCACACAGGCGGCCGTGATGTGCTCATCGCGATCGAGCAACGGCTCCCGCAGTACGCGCTAGCTCCGAGCAAGGCGGCCTTGCGGGAGTTTGGCAACATGAGCAGCCCATCGGTCATGTTTGCCTTGGAGATGTATTTGAAAAGTGGAGACTGCAGTCGTCACGATGGCGACTTGTGGCTGAGCTCCTTCGGAGCGGGGTTTGCCGCTCACAGCTTTCGTCTGCAACGCGTGTGA